In Bacillus sp. NP247, one DNA window encodes the following:
- a CDS encoding cell wall metabolism sensor histidine kinase WalK yields the protein MKRISIQLGFYFLIVTLLIESVLFVLLYYSLVNNRVNEEMTALLKRGNSHRDVLEKYFDRQTISHVALMESEAETTVVITNANKEVLAKSNELDTTIKKHIAEMNTSTDHNGAIIENHWKTSNYICTVSPIVIDGKIEGYVYMFLGTTSIEEMINGLTRQFIIAGVITFLLTAITIFLLSRLLTKPLLHMKHATEKMSKGDLSVSLTTTRNDEIGELASSIQTLANDLHYMKTERSEFLASVAHELRTPLTYVRGYADIALKENTAPEQRLRYLSIIKDESDYITNLVQDLFLLAQMEKHSFSIQIKEVHLHTFLTRITEKINVMYGEKQIKVVFACPPSLLVKLDEQRFEQVIVNILNNAYRHSKDHSYINISAIEEHKRISITIEDEGEGIPQEDLPHIFDRFYRVDKARSRATGGTGLGLSIVKEIVELHGGNITVTSEINYGSCFTISLPSIKKHDYHQ from the coding sequence ATGAAGCGAATTTCTATTCAACTCGGATTTTATTTTCTAATTGTTACACTTTTAATCGAAAGTGTTCTATTTGTCTTGCTCTATTATAGCCTTGTAAACAATAGAGTAAATGAAGAGATGACTGCTTTATTAAAGCGCGGAAATAGTCACCGAGATGTCCTTGAAAAATATTTTGACAGGCAAACAATCTCCCATGTTGCTTTAATGGAATCCGAAGCTGAAACAACTGTTGTTATTACAAATGCAAATAAGGAAGTACTAGCAAAATCTAACGAGCTAGATACGACTATAAAAAAGCATATTGCAGAGATGAATACGAGTACAGATCATAACGGAGCTATTATAGAAAATCATTGGAAAACATCTAATTATATATGTACAGTGAGCCCCATTGTAATAGATGGCAAAATAGAAGGTTATGTTTATATGTTTCTCGGAACAACATCTATTGAAGAAATGATTAACGGGCTAACGAGACAGTTCATTATTGCCGGAGTCATCACTTTTCTATTAACAGCCATCACAATCTTTCTATTATCACGTTTATTAACAAAGCCATTGTTACACATGAAACATGCTACCGAAAAAATGAGTAAGGGCGATTTATCCGTTTCATTAACGACTACTCGAAATGACGAAATTGGTGAACTAGCATCATCTATTCAAACGCTCGCAAATGATTTACATTATATGAAAACAGAGCGAAGTGAATTTCTAGCAAGTGTTGCTCACGAATTACGAACACCTTTAACGTACGTAAGGGGTTATGCAGACATTGCATTAAAAGAAAATACAGCCCCTGAGCAACGTTTACGATACTTATCCATTATAAAAGACGAATCTGATTACATTACGAACCTAGTCCAAGATTTATTTTTACTTGCTCAAATGGAAAAGCATAGCTTTTCTATTCAAATAAAAGAAGTACATTTACATACCTTCCTTACTCGCATCACCGAAAAAATAAATGTTATGTACGGAGAAAAACAAATTAAAGTTGTTTTCGCATGTCCTCCCTCACTCTTAGTAAAACTAGATGAGCAGCGTTTTGAGCAAGTTATAGTTAACATTTTAAATAACGCGTATAGACATTCGAAGGACCATTCTTATATAAATATTTCCGCTATAGAAGAACATAAACGTATTTCAATTACAATTGAAGACGAAGGAGAAGGAATACCACAAGAAGACCTTCCTCACATTTTCGACCGCTTTTATCGTGTTGATAAAGCGCGCTCCAGAGCTACAGGAGGCACTGGTTTAGGGCTCTCCATCGTAAAAGAAATTGTAGAACTACACGGTGGAAATATTACTGTCACAAGTGAAATTAATTACGGATCTTGCTTTACAATTTCATTGCCGTCTATAAAGAAACACGACTATCATCAATAG
- a CDS encoding response regulator transcription factor, producing MIDILLVDDEPRMLELLTLYLTPIGYNCVCAVSGEEAISHIENRNFKFILLDIMMPKMDGWETCKRIRSFSNVPIIMVTARDQTVDIIQGLKLGADDYVTKPFHEEELFARIEAVLRRTNQRTQIQYHGILWDEAKHFVSVYNEEIFLTPIEFSLLGLFLRHVNYVLSRDQLIERIWGLNTNTEDRTVDSHIRNLRDKLRKVNFPIDHHLKTVYGVGYRWIDTLY from the coding sequence ATGATCGATATACTACTCGTAGATGATGAACCGAGAATGCTTGAATTATTAACGCTTTATCTTACTCCAATCGGATATAACTGCGTATGTGCAGTGTCCGGAGAAGAAGCTATTTCACATATAGAAAATCGAAACTTCAAATTTATTTTACTCGATATTATGATGCCAAAGATGGATGGATGGGAAACGTGCAAAAGAATTCGATCATTTAGTAACGTTCCTATCATTATGGTAACTGCTCGTGATCAAACTGTAGATATCATCCAAGGGTTAAAACTTGGAGCAGATGATTACGTGACGAAGCCTTTCCATGAAGAGGAGCTTTTCGCAAGAATTGAAGCTGTTTTAAGGCGAACAAATCAACGTACGCAAATCCAATATCACGGCATTTTATGGGATGAGGCAAAGCATTTCGTTTCTGTCTATAATGAAGAAATTTTTCTCACACCAATCGAATTCTCTTTACTCGGATTATTTTTACGTCATGTGAACTACGTATTAAGCCGTGATCAGCTCATTGAACGAATTTGGGGATTAAATACAAATACAGAAGATAGAACAGTCGATTCACATATTCGTAATTTGCGTGATAAATTACGAAAAGTAAATTTCCCTATTGATCATCATTTAAAGACTGTATACGGAGTAGGTTATCGATGGATTGATACCTTATATTAA
- a CDS encoding winged helix-turn-helix domain-containing protein, producing the protein MDITELALYKLICDPKRQKILHHANEQPITVKELAEKLNEKQSRLYYHVKKLEEAGILAVVDTKAIGNLTEKYYKTKQTEYTLSDQLQKEHSDEIINHTRHIIETGLKKIHLNMKKDDQDELGLISTVYDNQTEKEWKETCDNLMKGLKTSQETVDPSPPSNESPDNSKQHTYAYVVISYRVDEDE; encoded by the coding sequence ATGGATATAACTGAACTTGCCCTATATAAATTAATTTGTGATCCTAAACGTCAAAAGATTTTACACCATGCAAATGAACAACCTATTACAGTAAAAGAACTAGCTGAAAAACTAAATGAAAAGCAATCTCGCCTTTACTATCACGTCAAAAAACTAGAAGAAGCTGGAATACTAGCAGTTGTAGACACAAAAGCAATTGGCAATTTAACTGAAAAATACTATAAAACGAAACAGACCGAGTACACTTTATCTGATCAGCTCCAAAAGGAACATAGTGATGAAATTATAAATCATACACGGCATATTATTGAAACTGGTCTAAAAAAAATTCATTTAAATATGAAGAAAGACGATCAAGATGAACTTGGTCTTATAAGTACTGTATATGATAACCAAACCGAAAAAGAGTGGAAAGAAACATGCGATAATCTGATGAAAGGCTTGAAAACATCACAAGAAACTGTAGATCCTTCCCCTCCTTCTAATGAAAGTCCAGATAATAGTAAACAACATACGTACGCTTATGTCGTTATAAGCTACCGAGTAGATGAAGACGAATAA
- a CDS encoding MFS transporter — MQTPLNRKEVPIYKNKSFLLLWLGNAVSSIGSAFYSMTIMWIVFTANKSSLESAFVIIAMITAQMIVSPIAGVFADRYNRKAILFFTHIASCAVVLLILAIYLSTHHISLYIAILSTFLLNVLTTFLGPTEASVLPEIVGKENYAKYYGQFMAVNQLSRLIGNGLAGFMVVWLGATFSIILNACTFLFVAICILLAKIPTHSNPTQTIPQEKAAWMQDMKDGWHYIQLYPYIKGLIFIAFIVNIGAGLLNPIFPALAYRITGGPESLGIINMSYMIGGIISGFVAGYIGKKFQKGLLLSGSIFLSAFAMVGLAFSLSIWTVVLCMFIISFSLTLFSIIDETITVLLVEQKYRGRIDGLASTIITSTMPLTMLFSGWIADMYGVTLLILLGSLFFFVGSGIALKNPHIRNVSIETKINEKALS, encoded by the coding sequence ATGCAAACTCCTCTGAACAGGAAAGAAGTACCGATTTACAAAAATAAATCATTTTTATTACTTTGGCTTGGTAATGCGGTTTCTAGTATTGGAAGTGCGTTTTATTCCATGACTATTATGTGGATTGTATTTACAGCAAATAAATCATCACTTGAATCCGCATTTGTTATTATTGCTATGATTACTGCCCAAATGATTGTTTCACCAATTGCTGGTGTATTTGCAGATCGATACAATCGAAAAGCTATACTATTTTTCACTCATATCGCCTCTTGTGCTGTCGTTCTTCTTATACTAGCAATATACTTATCAACCCATCACATTTCACTCTACATCGCGATACTCTCTACTTTTTTATTAAACGTTTTAACAACCTTTTTAGGACCGACTGAAGCATCTGTTCTACCTGAAATTGTTGGAAAAGAAAACTATGCTAAATATTACGGACAATTTATGGCCGTTAACCAACTCTCTCGTCTTATAGGTAATGGTCTCGCCGGTTTTATGGTCGTTTGGCTCGGTGCTACGTTTTCAATTATTCTTAATGCTTGTACATTTTTATTCGTTGCAATTTGTATCCTATTAGCAAAGATTCCCACACATTCAAACCCAACACAAACAATTCCTCAAGAAAAAGCAGCTTGGATGCAAGATATGAAAGATGGGTGGCATTATATTCAATTATATCCGTACATTAAAGGACTCATTTTCATTGCATTTATCGTTAATATTGGGGCTGGTCTACTAAATCCCATCTTCCCTGCTCTTGCTTATAGAATTACTGGTGGTCCTGAAAGCTTAGGTATAATAAATATGAGCTATATGATTGGTGGCATTATTAGTGGCTTTGTCGCAGGATATATCGGAAAGAAATTTCAAAAAGGATTACTTTTAAGTGGAAGCATTTTCTTATCGGCATTTGCAATGGTCGGGCTAGCTTTCTCTCTTTCCATCTGGACAGTGGTACTTTGTATGTTCATCATTTCATTCTCTCTTACTCTATTTTCAATTATCGATGAAACTATCACCGTACTCCTTGTAGAACAAAAGTATCGCGGTAGAATAGATGGTCTCGCAAGTACCATAATCACTTCTACAATGCCGCTTACAATGCTATTTAGTGGATGGATAGCAGATATGTATGGAGTTACACTACTTATCCTATTAGGGAGCTTATTTTTCTTTGTAGGATCTGGAATTGCCTTGAAAAATCCTCACATTCGTAACGTATCTATAGAAACAAAAATAAATGAAAAGGCCCTTTCATAA
- a CDS encoding SulP family inorganic anion transporter encodes MFQTIKKEWFSNVRGDVLSGIVVALALIPEAIAFSVIAGVDPTVGLYAAFCIAVTISFVGGRPGMISAATGAMALLMVTLVKDHGLQYLFAVTIVTGIVQIIFGVFKLSSFMKFVPKSVMSGFLNSLGILVFTAQLPHFKNATWQMYALVALGLAIIYLFPRITTAVPSTLISIIIVTSIALMSGLQLKTVGDMGSLPKELPFFSIPDVPFTLETLGIILPYSVMLAIIGLLESLLTASVLDDMTHTESNKHKEARGQGIANVVAGFFGGMAGCAMIGQSVINIKSGGRGRLSTFVAGGFLIILLFVLGDYVVHIPMAALVAVMIMVSIGTFDWNSIATIHKVPKENAFVMIVTVVIVLITHNLGLGVIIGTIISAVLFAFNMAKIHVKHLYIENKKIYEIHGQLFFASTAEYINAFSYNEDAKEIEMNFTHAHVWDDSAVAAIDKVIMKYEQNGVKVRITGLNERSSKIVSNLATYNKRIAS; translated from the coding sequence TTGTTTCAAACTATAAAAAAAGAATGGTTCTCAAATGTGAGAGGGGACGTGCTATCCGGGATTGTTGTTGCTTTAGCATTAATTCCTGAAGCGATAGCTTTTTCTGTTATTGCAGGTGTAGATCCGACCGTTGGATTGTACGCGGCCTTTTGTATTGCAGTTACAATTTCGTTTGTTGGTGGAAGACCTGGGATGATTTCAGCTGCAACAGGTGCAATGGCATTATTAATGGTGACGCTCGTTAAAGATCACGGTTTGCAATATTTATTTGCTGTGACAATAGTAACAGGTATTGTTCAAATTATTTTTGGAGTGTTCAAGCTGAGCTCATTTATGAAGTTTGTTCCTAAATCCGTTATGAGTGGTTTTTTAAATTCACTTGGAATTTTAGTTTTCACAGCGCAATTGCCGCATTTTAAAAATGCAACTTGGCAAATGTATGCACTTGTCGCATTAGGACTTGCAATTATATATTTATTTCCACGTATTACGACGGCTGTGCCGTCTACACTTATTTCAATTATTATTGTGACAAGCATTGCGCTTATGAGTGGGTTACAGTTGAAAACAGTAGGGGATATGGGAAGCTTACCGAAAGAATTACCGTTCTTTAGTATTCCTGATGTGCCGTTTACACTTGAGACATTAGGTATTATTTTACCGTACTCAGTTATGCTTGCAATTATCGGTTTACTAGAGTCATTATTAACAGCTTCGGTTTTAGACGATATGACACATACGGAAAGTAATAAACATAAAGAGGCACGTGGACAAGGGATTGCGAACGTTGTTGCTGGGTTTTTCGGAGGAATGGCAGGATGTGCAATGATTGGACAATCTGTTATTAACATTAAATCAGGTGGTCGCGGGAGATTATCGACGTTTGTAGCCGGTGGTTTTTTAATCATATTACTATTTGTTTTAGGTGACTATGTTGTTCATATTCCGATGGCTGCTTTAGTTGCTGTTATGATTATGGTTTCGATTGGGACGTTTGATTGGAACTCTATAGCAACAATTCATAAAGTACCAAAAGAAAACGCATTTGTTATGATCGTAACAGTTGTGATAGTCCTAATCACACATAATTTAGGATTAGGTGTAATTATCGGAACGATAATTAGTGCGGTTTTATTTGCATTCAATATGGCAAAGATTCACGTGAAACATTTGTATATTGAAAATAAGAAAATATATGAAATTCACGGCCAACTATTCTTCGCATCTACGGCAGAGTATATAAATGCTTTTTCATATAATGAAGATGCGAAAGAAATTGAGATGAACTTTACTCATGCACATGTATGGGATGATTCAGCAGTAGCGGCAATTGATAAAGTTATCATGAAGTATGAACAGAACGGTGTGAAAGTAAGGATCACAGGGTTAAATGAACGAAGCTCGAAGATTGTTTCAAATTTAGCTACCTATAATAAGAGAATTGCTAGTTAG
- a CDS encoding universal stress protein — protein MYKQIILACDGSEHALRAAEHATYIAKCNEETNVEVVYVVDNRTAKSDIVQGQTDLETISTSRKDKLKEIEGLLKKENISYKITILHGDPGDTIVQYVNTGDIDLVIAGSRGLNTLQEMVLGSVSHKIAKRVKCPVMIIK, from the coding sequence ATGTATAAACAAATTATATTGGCATGTGACGGTTCTGAACATGCACTTCGGGCAGCAGAGCATGCAACATATATTGCGAAATGTAACGAAGAAACAAATGTTGAAGTTGTGTACGTGGTAGATAATAGAACGGCAAAATCAGATATTGTACAGGGACAAACGGATTTAGAAACAATATCAACTAGTCGAAAAGATAAATTAAAAGAGATTGAGGGTTTATTAAAGAAAGAGAACATTTCCTACAAAATTACGATTCTACATGGCGATCCAGGAGATACGATTGTTCAATATGTAAATACAGGAGATATAGATCTTGTTATTGCTGGGAGTAGAGGTCTAAATACACTGCAAGAGATGGTGCTTGGTAGTGTAAGTCATAAAATAGCAAAGCGTGTGAAATGCCCGGTTATGATTATAAAGTGA
- a CDS encoding DUF4027 family protein, giving the protein MKALQNLSYSQGVGLICLGGFAGSVMLAVLIKMFQQMF; this is encoded by the coding sequence ATGAAAGCATTACAAAATTTATCATATAGCCAAGGTGTGGGGCTTATTTGTTTAGGTGGATTTGCTGGATCTGTTATGTTAGCTGTTTTAATAAAGATGTTTCAGCAAATGTTTTAA
- the opp4A gene encoding oligopeptide ABC transporter substrate-binding protein produces MNKPKLYKVLSTLAASTLLLSACGGADSGSKKANTKKVETNKFSAAVKNDGKEIKDGSLTYGLVSNSPFAGVLSRVLYEVAPDSEIMDFFDEQLLATDKNWEITNEGAATYTISEDKKTITIKIKDNVKWHDGNPLTAEDLEYSYLIIGNSKYTGIRYDTQMQMIEGMEEYHTGKADKISGIKVVDPKTISITYKEVNPSLKTGIWTYPTPKKYLGDVPIEKLAESDKIRQNPIGFGPFKVKKIVPGESVEYERFDDYWGGKPKLKNVTLKVVNPSIVSASLKKGDIDIASITADQYPNVSKLKNTQLIGKTDLAYTYIGFKFGHMDKAKNEAVMDNDKFKDVRLRQAMAYAIDREKLGEKVYHGLRVPANSPIPPSMPKYHNNSVGAYNLDVDKAKKLLDEAGYKDKNGDGFREDPKGNEFKINFLASNGSETSEPLAKFYIQSWKDIGLKVELLDGRLHEFNAMRDMIKKDDPKVDIFSGAWNTGSDPDLSGLWGKNAGFNYQRWVNDENTKLLDAGLSEKATDEKYRKEIYDKWQKLIHDEAPMIPIHYTFDLTGVNKRVKNYDVNTEVNQITSHWKDVTVTSEKPEVEK; encoded by the coding sequence ATGAACAAACCAAAACTGTACAAAGTATTAAGTACACTTGCTGCTTCAACATTATTACTATCTGCATGTGGGGGTGCTGATAGCGGTAGTAAAAAAGCAAACACAAAAAAAGTAGAAACAAATAAATTTAGTGCTGCTGTAAAAAATGACGGTAAAGAAATTAAAGACGGATCATTAACTTATGGACTCGTTTCAAATTCACCTTTCGCTGGTGTTTTAAGTAGAGTATTGTATGAAGTTGCTCCAGATTCAGAAATTATGGATTTCTTTGATGAACAATTATTAGCTACAGATAAAAACTGGGAAATTACAAATGAAGGTGCTGCAACTTATACAATTTCTGAAGATAAAAAAACAATTACAATTAAAATTAAAGATAATGTAAAATGGCATGATGGTAACCCTTTAACGGCTGAGGATTTAGAATATTCTTACTTAATTATCGGTAATAGTAAATATACAGGTATTCGTTACGATACACAAATGCAAATGATTGAAGGTATGGAAGAATATCACACTGGAAAAGCTGACAAAATTTCTGGTATTAAAGTAGTCGATCCAAAAACAATTTCCATTACTTATAAAGAAGTAAACCCTTCACTGAAAACTGGTATTTGGACATATCCTACACCTAAAAAATATTTAGGTGATGTACCAATTGAAAAACTAGCTGAATCAGATAAAATCCGTCAAAATCCAATTGGATTCGGTCCATTTAAAGTGAAAAAAATCGTTCCTGGTGAATCAGTTGAGTATGAGCGCTTTGATGATTACTGGGGTGGCAAACCTAAGCTAAAAAATGTAACATTAAAAGTTGTAAATCCATCTATTGTTAGTGCATCTCTGAAAAAAGGTGATATTGATATTGCATCAATTACTGCCGATCAATATCCGAACGTAAGTAAATTAAAAAACACACAACTAATTGGTAAAACTGACCTTGCTTACACTTATATCGGATTTAAGTTCGGACATATGGACAAAGCAAAGAATGAAGCTGTAATGGATAACGATAAGTTCAAAGACGTTCGTTTACGTCAAGCGATGGCATATGCAATTGATAGAGAAAAATTAGGAGAAAAAGTATATCACGGACTTCGTGTTCCAGCTAACTCTCCAATTCCACCATCTATGCCAAAGTACCATAATAACAGTGTTGGCGCATATAACTTAGATGTAGATAAAGCAAAAAAACTATTAGATGAAGCTGGCTATAAAGACAAGAATGGTGATGGATTCCGTGAGGATCCAAAAGGTAATGAATTTAAAATTAACTTCCTAGCTAGTAACGGTAGTGAGACAAGTGAACCACTTGCAAAATTCTATATTCAATCTTGGAAAGATATCGGCTTAAAAGTAGAACTTCTTGATGGACGCTTACACGAATTTAATGCTATGCGTGATATGATTAAAAAAGATGATCCGAAGGTTGATATTTTCTCTGGTGCTTGGAATACTGGCTCTGACCCTGACCTTTCTGGCCTATGGGGCAAAAATGCCGGATTCAACTACCAGCGCTGGGTAAATGATGAAAATACGAAGTTATTAGACGCAGGATTATCAGAAAAAGCTACTGATGAAAAATATCGTAAAGAAATATACGATAAATGGCAAAAATTAATTCATGACGAAGCACCGATGATTCCAATTCATTACACATTTGATTTAACAGGTGTTAATAAGCGCGTAAAAAATTATGATGTCAACACTGAAGTAAATCAAATAACTTCACATTGGAAAGACGTTACTGTAACAAGTGAGAAGCCAGAAGTAGAAAAATAA
- a CDS encoding ABC transporter permease, with translation MLANPEKQTEVIHYEKSPSGFSIMWREFRKDKLAMFSLFFLALILIAVYATSFIMKQEDIVRVDLFAIYDPPSAEHWLGTDYGGRDIFGQLIIGTRNSFTVGLAITLLATLIGLTMGLIAGYFGGIVDNIIMRFIDFMMILPFLMIVIVFISLVPTFNITTFILIMTTFLWVGKARLIRSKVLTEKELDYVSASKTLGTPNWKIIFQQILPNLSSIIIVNITLNLAGNIGIESSLTYLGFGLPESTPSLGTLVSYATNPDVLQEKWWIWLPASIMILVLMLCINFIGQALKRAADARQRKG, from the coding sequence ATGTTAGCAAATCCTGAAAAACAAACTGAAGTCATTCATTACGAAAAGAGCCCTTCTGGTTTCTCCATTATGTGGCGAGAATTTCGTAAAGATAAACTAGCAATGTTTTCCCTATTCTTTTTAGCTTTAATATTAATAGCCGTTTATGCAACTTCATTTATTATGAAGCAAGAAGATATCGTCCGAGTTGATCTGTTTGCTATTTATGATCCTCCTTCTGCTGAACATTGGTTAGGAACTGATTATGGAGGCCGCGATATTTTCGGACAATTAATTATTGGTACACGTAACTCCTTTACAGTGGGTTTAGCCATCACTCTTTTAGCAACCCTTATTGGTCTTACGATGGGACTAATTGCTGGCTATTTTGGAGGTATTGTAGATAACATCATTATGCGTTTCATCGATTTCATGATGATTTTACCATTCTTAATGATTGTTATCGTGTTTATCTCACTCGTTCCAACTTTCAATATTACAACATTTATTCTCATAATGACCACCTTCTTATGGGTCGGAAAAGCAAGACTTATAAGATCTAAAGTATTGACTGAGAAGGAACTTGATTATGTATCTGCATCAAAAACGTTAGGAACACCAAATTGGAAGATAATCTTCCAGCAAATATTACCTAATTTAAGTTCTATTATCATCGTAAATATTACATTAAATCTTGCTGGTAACATCGGGATTGAATCTAGTTTAACTTACTTAGGTTTCGGTCTACCAGAGAGCACACCAAGTCTTGGTACACTTGTAAGTTACGCAACAAACCCAGATGTATTGCAAGAAAAGTGGTGGATTTGGTTACCCGCATCAATCATGATTTTAGTGTTGATGCTGTGTATAAATTTTATTGGTCAAGCGTTAAAGCGTGCGGCTGATGCGAGACAAAGAAAAGGATAA
- the opp4B gene encoding oligopeptide ABC transporter permease — protein MWKFILRRVLVMIPQLFILSVLVFTLAKAMPGDALSGAELANPKADPKVIEEQREKLGLNDPLPTQYVHWISNAVQGDFGISYAHKLKVTDIIGERLGNTVLLALLILILTYLIAIPLGVISGRWNDTWADRLITLYNFLGFGTPLFIFGLVMLFLFGFLYPIFPTSGSVDPQVAAGSFDYYLSKFNHMILPALSGALIGTVGTVQYLRSEIIDTKHKDFVRTVKAKGVPESKVYSRHILRNSFLPIAAFLGYEITGLVGGSIILENIFGYPGIGQLFFQSITQRDFSVVTALVLFTGFATLLGTLLSDIILSIVDPRIRID, from the coding sequence ATGTGGAAATTTATATTACGCCGGGTTTTAGTAATGATACCGCAATTATTCATATTAAGTGTACTCGTCTTTACACTTGCTAAGGCAATGCCAGGTGATGCATTAAGTGGCGCTGAACTAGCAAACCCAAAAGCGGATCCAAAAGTGATTGAAGAACAACGTGAGAAACTAGGTTTAAATGATCCTCTTCCTACTCAATATGTACACTGGATTTCAAATGCTGTACAAGGGGATTTCGGTATTTCTTATGCTCATAAATTGAAAGTAACAGATATTATTGGGGAACGTCTTGGCAATACAGTACTGTTAGCTCTTCTTATTCTTATTCTTACTTACTTAATTGCTATTCCACTTGGGGTTATAAGTGGACGTTGGAATGATACATGGGCTGATCGACTCATTACACTCTATAACTTTTTAGGATTCGGTACGCCACTCTTTATTTTTGGATTAGTAATGTTATTCTTATTCGGCTTTTTATATCCAATTTTCCCTACGAGTGGTAGCGTTGATCCACAAGTTGCAGCCGGATCATTTGATTACTATTTAAGTAAATTCAATCATATGATTTTACCAGCTTTATCTGGGGCATTAATTGGAACAGTAGGAACTGTACAATATTTACGAAGTGAAATTATTGATACGAAACATAAAGATTTTGTACGCACGGTAAAAGCAAAAGGTGTACCAGAATCTAAAGTATATTCCAGACATATTTTACGAAATTCATTTTTACCAATTGCAGCATTTTTAGGATATGAAATTACAGGTTTAGTTGGGGGCTCTATTATTCTAGAAAATATTTTCGGCTACCCAGGAATTGGACAACTATTTTTCCAATCTATCACTCAACGTGATTTCAGTGTCGTAACTGCTCTTGTATTATTTACTGGATTCGCAACGCTACTCGGGACTCTTCTTTCCGATATTATTCTAAGCATCGTTGATCCACGTATTCGTATTGATTAA
- a CDS encoding ABC transporter ATP-binding protein, protein MALLKVEDLKVHFPIKGGIFGRTLDYVRAVDGVSFELQPGETYGIVGESGSGKSTTGKAIMHLTKATGGSIHFNNRDLTKLSRSELREQRKDIQMIFQDPYSSLNPKKRVMDIIAEPLRNFEKLSPDEERRAVQDYLDKVGLNPESIYKYPHEFSGGQRQRIGIARALTLKPKLIIADEPVSALDVSVQAQVLNFLQDLQSELGLTYLFISHDLGVIRHMCDRIGVMYRGRIVEEATSAEIYNNPQHIYTKRLISAIPDIRPENREQQRKLRREVSTEYERSYENYFNENGRAYDLKAISPTHRVALP, encoded by the coding sequence ATGGCACTGCTTAAAGTAGAAGATTTAAAAGTACACTTTCCAATTAAAGGTGGTATTTTCGGTCGCACATTAGACTACGTACGTGCTGTTGATGGCGTAAGTTTTGAATTACAACCTGGTGAAACGTACGGAATCGTTGGTGAATCAGGTAGTGGTAAATCAACAACCGGTAAAGCAATTATGCACTTAACGAAAGCGACAGGCGGTAGCATTCATTTTAATAATAGAGATTTAACGAAATTAAGTCGCTCTGAGTTAAGAGAACAACGAAAAGATATTCAAATGATTTTCCAAGATCCATATTCATCTTTAAATCCAAAGAAACGCGTTATGGATATTATCGCTGAACCACTTCGGAATTTTGAGAAGCTCTCACCAGATGAAGAGCGTAGAGCTGTTCAAGATTATCTTGATAAAGTTGGGTTAAATCCTGAGTCTATTTATAAATACCCACATGAATTTTCCGGTGGACAAAGACAGCGGATTGGTATTGCACGCGCACTTACATTAAAACCAAAACTTATTATCGCGGATGAACCAGTATCTGCACTTGACGTGTCGGTACAAGCGCAAGTTTTAAACTTCTTACAAGATTTACAATCTGAACTAGGATTAACGTACCTATTCATAAGTCACGATTTAGGAGTAATTCGCCATATGTGTGACCGCATCGGTGTTATGTATCGCGGGCGCATTGTTGAAGAAGCAACTAGTGCAGAAATTTATAATAATCCACAGCACATCTATACGAAACGCCTAATATCAGCTATTCCTGATATTCGTCCAGAAAACCGCGAACAACAACGTAAATTACGTCGTGAAGTAAGTACGGAATACGAGAGATCCTACGAAAATTATTTCAATGAAAACGGTCGTGCTTACGATTTAAAAGCAATCTCGCCAACTCACCGGGTGGCATTACCATAA